A single Curtobacterium sp. MCSS17_015 DNA region contains:
- the groL gene encoding chaperonin GroEL (60 kDa chaperone family; promotes refolding of misfolded polypeptides especially under stressful conditions; forms two stacked rings of heptamers to form a barrel-shaped 14mer; ends can be capped by GroES; misfolded proteins enter the barrel where they are refolded when GroES binds) has product MAKIIAFNEEARRGLERGLNQLADAVKVTLGPRGRNVVLEKKWGAPTITNDGVSIAKEIELDDPYEKIGAELVKEVAKKTDDVAGDGTTTATVLAQALVREGLRNVAAGADPVSLKRGIEKAVAAVSDQLLADAKEIETKDQIAATASISAADPTIGALIAEAIDKVGKEGVVTVEESNTFGTELELTEGMRFDKGYLSQYFVTDPERQEAVFEDAYILIVNSKISNIKDLLPVVDKVIQAGKQLLIIAEDVDGEALATLVVNKIRGIFKSVAVKAPGFGDRRKAMLQDIAILTGGQVISEEVGLKLENATLDLLGRARKVVITKDETTIVEGAGDAEQIAGRVRQIRAEIEATDSDYDREKLQERLAKLAGGVAVIKAGAATEVELKERKHRIEDAVRNAKAAVEEGIVAGGGVALIQAGKVALDGLSLEGDEATGANIVRVAIDAPLKQIALNAGLEPGVVAARVRELEAGHGLNAATGEYVDLIAAGIIDPAKVTRSALQNAASIAGLFLTTEAVVADKPEKTPAMPAGDPTGGMDF; this is encoded by the coding sequence ATGGCAAAGATCATTGCTTTCAACGAAGAGGCCCGACGCGGCCTCGAGCGCGGCCTCAACCAGCTGGCCGACGCCGTGAAGGTGACGCTCGGCCCGCGCGGCCGCAACGTCGTCCTCGAGAAGAAGTGGGGCGCCCCCACGATCACGAACGACGGTGTCTCCATCGCCAAGGAGATCGAGCTCGACGACCCGTACGAGAAGATCGGTGCGGAGCTCGTCAAGGAGGTCGCCAAGAAGACCGACGACGTCGCCGGTGACGGCACGACCACCGCGACCGTCCTCGCCCAGGCCCTCGTCCGTGAAGGCCTCCGCAACGTCGCCGCCGGTGCCGACCCCGTGTCGCTCAAGCGCGGCATCGAGAAGGCCGTCGCCGCCGTCTCCGACCAGCTCCTCGCCGACGCGAAGGAGATCGAGACCAAGGACCAGATCGCTGCCACCGCGTCGATCTCGGCCGCTGACCCGACCATCGGCGCACTCATCGCCGAGGCCATCGACAAGGTCGGCAAGGAAGGTGTCGTCACCGTCGAGGAGTCGAACACCTTCGGCACCGAGCTCGAGCTCACCGAGGGCATGCGCTTCGACAAGGGCTACCTGTCGCAGTACTTCGTGACCGACCCCGAGCGCCAGGAAGCCGTCTTCGAGGACGCGTACATCCTGATCGTCAACTCGAAGATCTCGAACATCAAGGACCTCCTGCCGGTCGTCGACAAGGTGATCCAGGCGGGCAAGCAGCTCCTGATCATCGCCGAGGACGTCGACGGCGAGGCCCTGGCCACGCTCGTCGTGAACAAGATCCGCGGCATCTTCAAGTCCGTCGCCGTCAAGGCCCCGGGCTTCGGCGACCGCCGCAAGGCCATGCTCCAGGACATCGCGATCCTCACCGGCGGCCAGGTCATCTCGGAAGAGGTCGGCCTCAAGCTCGAGAACGCGACGCTCGACCTCCTCGGTCGTGCCCGCAAGGTCGTCATCACCAAGGACGAGACCACGATCGTCGAGGGTGCCGGCGACGCCGAGCAGATCGCCGGCCGCGTCCGTCAGATCCGCGCCGAGATCGAGGCGACCGACTCCGACTACGACCGCGAGAAGCTCCAGGAGCGCCTCGCCAAGCTCGCCGGTGGCGTTGCCGTCATCAAGGCGGGTGCCGCGACCGAGGTCGAGCTCAAGGAGCGCAAGCACCGCATCGAGGACGCCGTCCGCAACGCGAAGGCAGCCGTCGAAGAGGGCATCGTCGCCGGTGGTGGCGTCGCCCTCATCCAGGCCGGCAAGGTCGCGCTCGACGGTCTCTCGCTCGAGGGTGACGAGGCCACGGGTGCGAACATCGTCCGTGTCGCCATCGACGCGCCGCTCAAGCAGATCGCGCTGAACGCCGGTCTCGAGCCGGGTGTCGTCGCCGCTCGTGTCCGCGAGCTCGAGGCCGGCCACGGCCTCAACGCTGCGACGGGTGAGTACGTCGACCTCATCGCCGCGGGCATCATCGACCCGGCCAAGGTCACGCGCTCGGCGCTGCAGAACGCCGCGTCGATCGCCGGTCTGTTCCTCACGACCGAGGCCGTCGTCGCCGACAAGCCGGAGAAGACCCCGGCCATGCCGGCCGGCGACCCGACGGGTGGCATGGACTTCTAG